One part of the Prunus persica cultivar Lovell chromosome G5, Prunus_persica_NCBIv2, whole genome shotgun sequence genome encodes these proteins:
- the LOC18775928 gene encoding transmembrane protein 64, whose translation MTYDESEDRGEVVPELILRIGGEDDKRDYVKLRGDHGDCGPAEGVEGPVEPSPPKKLASLWYWIRLVLLVMCLVLLAGVFVKWVGPFFMDKEIIPIITWETKTFSTPVLAVLVFASVALFPTLLLPSSPSMWVAGMTFGYGYGFLLIMSAAAVGVSLPFFMGSLFYRKIQGWLEKYPKRASVLRSAGEGNWFHQFRAVTLIRISPFPYIIYNYCAVATNVKYVPYLLGSLAGMVPETFVAIYTGILIRTLADASHEHHGLSAPQIIFTVVGFSLTVATTIFFTVYAKRQLKELQKDDEPLLQ comes from the exons ATGACCTATGACGAAAGTGAGGATCGGGGAGAGGTGGTGCCGGAGCTGATTTTGAGAATTGGGGGTGAAGATGACAAAAGGGACTATGTGAAGTTGAGGGGTGATCATGGCGATTGCGGACCGGCGGAGGGGGTTGAGGGGCCGGTGGAGCCCTCTCCCCCAAAAAAGTTAGCGTCTTTGTGGTATTGGATTCGGTTGGTATTGTTGGTCATGTGCTTGGTTTTGTTGGCTGGGGTTTTTGTCAAATGGGTTGGACCTTTCTTCATGGATAAG GAGATTATTCCAATTATTACCTGGGAGACAAAGACGTTCAGTACTCCAGTGCTTGCAGTTCTCGTCTTTGCTTCTGTTGCATTATTTCCCACCCTACTTTTACCATCGTCACCTTCTATGTGGGTGGCTGGTATGACTTTTGGTTATGGCTATGGATTTCTTCTAATCATGTCAGCAGCAGCTGTGGGTGTATCTCTTCCATTTTTCATGGGCTCTCTCTTCTATCGTAAAATTCAA GGATGGTTAGAAAAATACCCAAAGAGAGCGTCCGTTCTAAGATCAGCTGGTGAAGGAAACTGGTTTCATCAGTTTCGAGCTGTAACATTAATCAGGATTTCTCCGTTCCCTTACATTATTTATAACTACTGTGCTGTGGCAACAAATGTAAAGTATGTTCCTTATCTCTTGGGGTCCTTGGCGGGAATGGTGCCAGAAACATTTGTTGCCATCTACAC TGGGATCCTAATACGGACGTTGGCAGATGCTTCACATGAGCACCATGGTCTTTCTGCCCCACAAATAATCTTCACTGTTGTTGGCTTCTCTTTGACTGTGGCCACCACAATTTTCTTCACGGTGTATGCTAAAAGGCAGCTCAAGGAATTACAAAAGGATGATGAACCACTATTGCAATAA